Proteins encoded together in one Mycobacterium simiae window:
- a CDS encoding ABC transporter ATP-binding protein codes for MRLDHVAKHYGRGRTSVAALGPLSLTVGIGEFVCVVGVSGCGKSTLLSLIAKLDSPSSGSVDTGAHRVAMMFQEPALFPWLTAAGNVELALRARAVSGRQRRERARELLDTVGLADFADRRPHQLSGGMQQRVALARALAQDADVLLMDEPFAALDALTRDRLQGELERIVLSRNLTVVFVTHNVREAVRLADRVVLLSERPATVVEEFAVPLPRPRDINTAEVAQLAAYVTARLEHGGVRP; via the coding sequence CTGCGCTTGGACCACGTGGCCAAGCACTATGGACGGGGTCGGACGTCCGTCGCCGCGCTGGGGCCGTTGTCACTCACCGTCGGGATCGGTGAGTTCGTCTGTGTGGTAGGTGTTTCCGGCTGCGGTAAAAGCACCTTGCTGTCGCTGATCGCCAAGCTCGACAGTCCGTCCTCCGGTTCGGTCGACACCGGTGCACACCGGGTCGCGATGATGTTCCAGGAGCCCGCGCTGTTCCCTTGGCTGACCGCCGCGGGCAACGTCGAACTCGCGCTGCGCGCACGTGCGGTGTCCGGCCGGCAACGGCGAGAGCGTGCCCGCGAGTTGCTGGACACTGTCGGCCTGGCGGACTTCGCCGACAGGCGGCCGCACCAGTTGTCCGGCGGCATGCAACAGCGGGTGGCGCTGGCGCGTGCGCTGGCCCAGGATGCCGACGTGTTGTTGATGGACGAACCGTTTGCCGCCCTGGACGCGCTGACCCGCGATCGCCTGCAGGGCGAGCTCGAACGAATAGTGCTGTCCCGCAACCTGACCGTGGTCTTCGTCACCCACAACGTCCGCGAGGCGGTGCGGCTCGCCGACCGGGTGGTCCTGCTCAGCGAGAGACCGGCGACCGTTGTCGAAGAGTTCGCCGTGCCGCTGCCGCGCCCCCGGGACATCAACACCGCGGAGGTCGCGCAGCTTGCCGCATACGTCACGGCGCGACTCGAGCATGGCGGTGTCCGACCGTGA
- a CDS encoding ABC transporter permease — MTASTDAAGVIDGARPAEAGRRASSRPSLRMVARAVGPKVAAIAVFAGMWQLLVYSGWQPSFVLPGPVAVAQNLWHQLHGVLLWQAIATTMSRALAGFALAAAIGSVTGALIARNRLLRAGIGPLVTGLQTMPAIAWFPFAIIFFGLHTSAILFVIVIGAAPSVAVGVVLGVDHISPLLLRAATALQLRSIALYRHVILPAALPMFVAGLKQGWAFAWRSLMAGELVVLVANTSSIGVLLETAQNLTDMPSAIAIMTVILIIGIVVDAVFSIADRQVRRRWGLLVER, encoded by the coding sequence GTGACGGCGAGCACGGACGCCGCCGGCGTCATCGATGGGGCCCGGCCCGCCGAGGCCGGACGGCGCGCGAGCAGCCGGCCGAGTCTGCGCATGGTGGCGCGGGCCGTCGGTCCGAAGGTGGCGGCCATCGCGGTGTTCGCCGGGATGTGGCAACTGCTGGTGTACAGCGGATGGCAGCCCTCGTTCGTGCTGCCCGGGCCGGTCGCGGTGGCGCAGAATCTTTGGCACCAACTGCATGGCGTGCTGCTCTGGCAGGCCATCGCGACCACGATGAGCCGCGCGCTCGCCGGATTTGCGTTGGCGGCCGCGATCGGCTCGGTTACCGGAGCGCTCATAGCTCGAAATCGACTGCTGCGCGCCGGCATAGGTCCGTTGGTCACCGGCTTGCAAACCATGCCCGCGATTGCCTGGTTTCCGTTCGCCATCATCTTCTTCGGCCTGCACACCTCGGCGATCCTGTTCGTCATCGTGATCGGCGCCGCGCCTTCCGTTGCGGTTGGAGTGGTCTTGGGCGTCGATCACATCTCGCCGCTGTTGCTGCGCGCCGCAACGGCGCTGCAGCTGCGATCGATCGCCCTGTACCGGCACGTGATCCTGCCCGCCGCGCTGCCGATGTTCGTCGCCGGTCTCAAGCAGGGTTGGGCCTTCGCCTGGCGAAGTCTGATGGCCGGTGAACTCGTTGTGCTAGTGGCCAATACGTCGTCGATCGGCGTGTTACTCGAGACCGCGCAGAACCTCACCGACATGCCTTCGGCGATCGCGATCATGACGGTGATCCTGATCATCGGAATCGTGGTCGACGCCGTGTTCAGCATCGCGGATCGGCAGGTCCGCCGGCGCTGGGGCCTGCTGGTCGAGCGATGA